The following are encoded in a window of Pseudomonas sp. JQ170C genomic DNA:
- a CDS encoding LuxR C-terminal-related transcriptional regulator, with amino-acid sequence MPLLPDSATDTDPSNVQTKVVPPRGARLLLAREGLLARLMEARRQRCVVIQGPAGSGKTSTLLAWRRELLALHFDVAWLSLSADDNDPERFCHCLQASLAEIDPTLVREAGFLLGRDNGELALEHWVITLVQSIASHGRELVLMLDDLHHVQDPHIIQVLHWLLDYAPARLHLVFCSREAPPVVLARFRGRGQVSDFDLRDLRFSADESERFLREQLGSIDPRDAAVLHELTDGWVAGLQLFAVDLKAKQGGRFDRVQVRDPGAFASYFEREVLVRLAPDDLRLLTRVSICERFCASLCATLLGQPHAIARMLTQLTRLDSDNLFITQVKSHDQETWYRLHPLLGKVLLSRLEAEADTRATDLHAAARGWFSAHGHLDEAVRHAVKAGDAEAAADIIEACAYDLLNKGNLSQVSGLLRSLPAEQTASRIGLQLVMAHLSLYARNYPAVEQSMAELRRQHAVLDRNQQHVFTVLQGSLALFQDDTEALLALLPALLAIPEDADDFAYAGRCNTLAWLYMYQGEFEQARAVLKEGERLQGSPRRSLVGRCFTGMSLALEGRSTEAEHLYREVLEQAESQGVAYLIVSSMAAALLGMALYEQGDYEAACQLLEPRMKLLQRVAIPDSVLQAMQTLAMAHWLAGRHTEAWSWVERLEQFASSYNLDRLLAAALVLRMRWAQQGGDEQQADAALQRIEQLARGHDPQGPGTAHEVQVIARRAASERDLHEGKLRDAGQQLQALIDTSRRHRRWRRVVPMLLQVAVSEQGQQRPEAARELIIEALRQGHRLGLVRSLLDAWPSVAAMLQALLAEAEPDPVLAFYTRRLLEVARSTAASQEHADDADSRKVLSARELEVLSLVARTLPNKKIARVLNLSPETVKWHMKNIFYKLGVTGRDEAIAKARDLDLKLPDNTAL; translated from the coding sequence ATGCCGCTATTGCCCGATTCAGCCACCGACACTGATCCCTCCAATGTCCAGACCAAGGTCGTGCCGCCACGCGGGGCGCGCTTGCTGTTGGCCCGCGAGGGCTTGCTTGCGCGTTTGATGGAGGCTCGCCGACAGCGCTGCGTGGTGATCCAGGGCCCGGCCGGGAGCGGCAAGACCAGCACGCTGCTGGCCTGGCGGCGCGAGTTGCTGGCACTGCATTTCGATGTGGCCTGGTTGTCGCTGTCCGCCGATGACAATGACCCGGAACGCTTCTGTCATTGCCTGCAGGCCAGCCTGGCGGAAATCGACCCCACGCTGGTGCGCGAGGCCGGGTTCCTGCTGGGGCGCGACAATGGCGAGTTGGCCCTGGAACATTGGGTCATTACCCTGGTGCAGAGCATTGCCAGCCACGGGCGCGAGTTGGTGCTGATGCTGGACGACCTGCACCATGTGCAGGACCCGCACATTATCCAGGTGCTGCACTGGTTGCTCGATTACGCACCCGCCCGGCTGCACCTGGTGTTCTGTTCGCGGGAGGCCCCGCCGGTGGTCCTCGCACGCTTTCGTGGACGCGGCCAGGTCAGTGATTTCGACCTGCGCGACCTGCGCTTCAGCGCCGATGAATCGGAACGCTTTCTGCGCGAGCAACTGGGCAGCATCGACCCTCGCGATGCGGCGGTGCTGCATGAGCTGACCGATGGCTGGGTCGCGGGGCTGCAGCTGTTTGCCGTGGACCTCAAGGCCAAGCAGGGCGGTCGCTTCGACCGGGTGCAGGTGCGCGATCCCGGTGCCTTTGCCAGTTACTTCGAGCGTGAAGTGCTGGTGCGCCTGGCGCCTGACGACCTGCGCCTGCTGACCCGGGTGTCGATCTGCGAACGCTTTTGCGCCTCGCTGTGCGCAACCCTGCTGGGCCAACCCCATGCCATCGCCCGGATGCTCACCCAGCTGACCCGCCTGGACAGCGACAACCTGTTCATCACCCAGGTCAAGAGCCATGATCAGGAGACCTGGTATCGCCTGCACCCGTTGCTGGGCAAGGTCCTGCTCAGTCGCCTGGAGGCCGAGGCCGATACCCGCGCGACGGACCTGCACGCCGCCGCCCGGGGCTGGTTCAGTGCCCATGGGCATCTCGACGAGGCCGTGCGCCATGCGGTGAAGGCCGGCGATGCCGAAGCCGCTGCCGACATCATCGAAGCCTGCGCCTATGACTTGCTGAACAAGGGCAACCTCAGCCAGGTGTCGGGGTTGTTGCGCAGCCTGCCAGCCGAGCAGACCGCCAGCCGTATCGGCCTGCAACTGGTGATGGCGCACCTGTCGCTGTACGCCCGCAATTACCCCGCCGTCGAGCAGAGCATGGCCGAGCTGCGCCGCCAGCACGCCGTGCTCGATCGCAATCAACAGCATGTGTTTACCGTGCTGCAAGGCAGCCTGGCGTTGTTCCAGGACGACACCGAGGCGCTGTTGGCATTGCTGCCCGCGCTGCTCGCCATACCTGAGGATGCCGACGATTTTGCCTATGCCGGGCGTTGCAACACCCTGGCCTGGCTGTACATGTACCAGGGCGAATTCGAGCAGGCCCGGGCGGTGCTCAAGGAGGGTGAACGCTTGCAGGGCTCACCACGGCGCAGCCTGGTGGGGCGCTGCTTCACGGGCATGAGCCTGGCGCTTGAAGGGCGCAGCACCGAAGCCGAGCACCTGTACCGCGAGGTGCTCGAACAGGCAGAAAGCCAGGGCGTGGCCTATCTGATCGTCAGCAGCATGGCAGCCGCGCTGCTGGGCATGGCGTTGTACGAACAGGGCGACTACGAGGCCGCGTGCCAGTTGCTGGAGCCGCGCATGAAGCTGCTGCAGCGGGTGGCGATTCCCGACAGTGTGCTGCAGGCCATGCAGACCCTGGCCATGGCCCACTGGCTGGCGGGCCGGCACACCGAGGCCTGGAGCTGGGTCGAGCGTCTGGAGCAGTTTGCCAGCAGCTACAACCTGGACCGCCTGCTGGCAGCGGCATTGGTGTTGCGCATGCGCTGGGCCCAGCAGGGGGGGGATGAACAGCAGGCGGATGCGGCGCTGCAGCGTATCGAACAACTTGCCCGGGGTCATGACCCGCAAGGCCCGGGGACTGCCCATGAAGTGCAGGTCATCGCCCGTCGCGCCGCCAGCGAGCGGGATCTGCATGAGGGCAAGCTGAGGGACGCCGGGCAGCAGTTGCAGGCACTGATCGACACCTCGCGCCGTCACCGACGCTGGCGCCGGGTGGTGCCGATGCTGCTGCAAGTGGCGGTCAGCGAGCAGGGCCAGCAGCGGCCTGAAGCCGCCCGAGAATTGATCATCGAAGCCCTGCGCCAGGGCCATCGCCTGGGCCTGGTGCGCAGCCTGCTCGATGCCTGGCCCAGCGTGGCGGCCATGCTCCAGGCCTTGCTCGCCGAGGCTGAGCCGGACCCGGTGCTGGCGTTCTACACCCGCCGGTTGCTTGAGGTGGCGCGAAGCACTGCGGCCAGCCAGGAACATGCCGACGATGCCGACAGCCGCAAAGTGCTCAGCGCCCGTGAACTGGAGGTGCTGAGCCTGGTGGCCCGGACACTGCCGAACAAGAAGATTGCCAGGGTGTTGAACCTGTCACCGGAAACGGTGAAGTGGCACATGAAGAACATCTTCTACAAGCTGGGGGTCACCGGTCGCGACGAGGCGATTGCCAAGGCTCGCGACCTGGACCTGAAACTGCCCGACAACACCGCGCTGTGA
- a CDS encoding PaaI family thioesterase, giving the protein MRGNDFKDTTLSQAAVPGTDDAPPDGFVPMSPSGFVAQCTGLYFHPQRVVMAARIRPEHLNPLGIAHGGFLATLADTAFGRALKYAAGSDMPPATINLSMDYLCPAPLGAWVEAQVQIHRLGRTLYHASLDLLDGERLVARGKATFIGNAVTPR; this is encoded by the coding sequence ATGCGCGGTAACGACTTCAAGGACACCACCCTTTCCCAGGCCGCTGTGCCGGGTACCGACGATGCACCGCCGGACGGCTTTGTGCCCATGTCACCCAGCGGTTTCGTGGCGCAATGCACCGGCTTGTACTTCCATCCGCAGCGCGTCGTGATGGCCGCGAGAATCCGCCCCGAGCACCTGAACCCGCTGGGGATCGCCCACGGCGGCTTTCTCGCCACCCTGGCCGATACCGCGTTCGGCCGTGCACTCAAGTACGCCGCCGGCAGCGACATGCCACCGGCAACCATCAACCTGAGCATGGATTACCTGTGCCCGGCGCCCCTGGGGGCCTGGGTCGAAGCGCAAGTGCAGATCCACCGCCTGGGGCGCACCCTGTACCACGCCAGCCTCGACCTGCTCGATGGCGAGCGTCTGGTCGCCCGGGGCAAGGCGACCTTTATCGGCAATGCGGTGACCCCGCGCTGA
- a CDS encoding acyl-CoA dehydrogenase family protein — protein sequence MSDYRPSWLTEDMAIFQQSVRRFAAEELVPHEERWAKQQHVDRQTWNRAGEMGMLCPGIPEEYGGGGGSHAHNAIIGYELARAVATSLGTNVHSAICAHYLLRYASEAQKQRWLPRMASGELVAAIAMTEPGAGTDLQNVKTKAIRDGDHYVINGSKTFITNGYLADLVLLVCKTDPSLGAKGMSIIVLETKDLPGFRRGRILDKLGQKGQDTSELFFDDVRVPVENLLGPQEGQGFVQLMQQLPEERMFITMNALGSMERAVEETIKYTQDRKVFGKPLLDMQNTRFKLAEMQTTVTIAQTFVDACMGKMIRHELDPATAAKAKWWTSTQACQIIDECLQLHGGYGYMLEYPIARLYINTRPMRIYGGSNEVMKELIARTF from the coding sequence ATGAGCGACTACAGACCCTCCTGGCTCACCGAAGACATGGCCATCTTCCAGCAATCGGTACGCCGCTTCGCCGCGGAAGAATTGGTGCCCCACGAAGAACGCTGGGCCAAGCAACAGCACGTCGACCGCCAGACCTGGAACAGGGCCGGTGAAATGGGCATGCTCTGCCCCGGTATCCCCGAGGAATACGGCGGTGGCGGCGGCAGCCACGCCCACAACGCCATCATCGGCTACGAACTGGCGCGCGCCGTCGCCACCAGCCTGGGCACCAACGTGCACAGCGCCATCTGCGCCCACTACCTCCTGCGCTACGCCAGCGAGGCCCAGAAACAACGCTGGCTGCCGCGCATGGCCAGCGGCGAGCTGGTCGCCGCCATCGCCATGACCGAGCCCGGCGCCGGCACCGATCTGCAGAACGTCAAGACCAAGGCCATCCGCGACGGCGACCACTACGTCATCAACGGCTCCAAGACCTTCATCACCAACGGCTACCTTGCCGACCTGGTGCTGCTGGTGTGCAAGACCGACCCGAGCCTGGGTGCCAAGGGCATGTCCATCATCGTCCTGGAAACCAAGGACCTGCCGGGCTTTCGTCGCGGCCGCATCCTCGACAAGCTCGGCCAGAAAGGCCAGGACACCTCCGAGCTGTTCTTCGACGACGTGCGCGTGCCCGTGGAAAACCTGCTGGGCCCGCAGGAAGGCCAGGGTTTTGTGCAACTGATGCAGCAACTGCCCGAAGAGCGCATGTTCATCACCATGAACGCCTTGGGTTCGATGGAGCGTGCCGTCGAAGAAACCATCAAGTACACCCAGGACCGCAAGGTCTTCGGCAAGCCACTGCTGGACATGCAGAACACCCGCTTCAAGCTGGCGGAGATGCAGACCACCGTGACCATCGCCCAAACCTTTGTCGACGCCTGCATGGGCAAGATGATTCGCCACGAACTGGACCCAGCCACCGCGGCCAAGGCCAAGTGGTGGACCTCGACCCAGGCCTGCCAGATCATCGACGAGTGCCTGCAACTGCACGGCGGCTACGGCTACATGCTCGAATACCCGATTGCCCGGCTGTACATCAACACCCGCCCCATGCGGATCTACGGCGGCTCCAACGAAGTCATGAAAGAGCTGATCGCGCGCACTTTCTGA
- a CDS encoding lipid-transfer protein, whose protein sequence is MNDKVVVAGVGMIPFAKPGASPSYTDMGAQATRLALKDAGIDYDKIQMAFTGYVYGDSTCGQTALYEVGRTGIPIVNVNNNCSTGSTALYLARAAVQSGQAECVLALGFEQMQAGALKSHWDDRPQTRASVVHVMEELTRDVDLPRALKTFGGAGREHMQKYGTRMETFAAIRAKASRHAANNPLALFKNIVSTEEVMNDKVMWPGVMTRLMACPPTCGAAAAVVCSPAFAKKHGLRSDVVILAQSMVTDPVESFDPPSMIAYAGFHMAQRAAYQVYEQSGFGPQDVRAVELHDCFAQNELLTYEALGLCPVGGGEQFVLDGDNTYGGQVVTNPSGGLLSKGHPLGATGLAQCYELTHQLRGNADKRQVDELNIALQHNLGLGGACVVTMFGRN, encoded by the coding sequence ATGAACGACAAAGTGGTGGTAGCCGGAGTTGGCATGATCCCGTTCGCCAAACCCGGTGCAAGCCCCAGCTATACCGACATGGGCGCACAGGCCACACGCCTGGCGCTCAAGGACGCCGGCATCGACTACGACAAGATCCAGATGGCCTTCACCGGTTATGTCTACGGTGACTCCACCTGCGGCCAGACCGCCCTGTATGAAGTCGGCCGCACCGGTATCCCGATCGTCAACGTCAACAACAATTGCTCTACCGGCTCCACCGCGCTGTACCTGGCCCGCGCTGCGGTGCAAAGCGGCCAGGCCGAGTGCGTGCTGGCCCTGGGCTTCGAGCAGATGCAGGCCGGTGCGCTGAAGTCGCACTGGGACGACCGTCCGCAGACCCGCGCCAGTGTCGTGCATGTGATGGAAGAGCTGACCCGCGATGTCGACCTGCCACGCGCCTTGAAAACCTTCGGCGGTGCCGGCCGCGAGCACATGCAGAAGTACGGCACCCGCATGGAAACCTTCGCCGCCATCCGCGCCAAGGCCAGCCGCCATGCCGCCAACAACCCGCTGGCGCTGTTCAAGAACATTGTCAGCACCGAAGAGGTGATGAACGACAAGGTCATGTGGCCCGGTGTCATGACCCGCCTGATGGCCTGCCCACCCACCTGCGGCGCCGCTGCCGCGGTGGTCTGCTCGCCAGCCTTCGCCAAAAAGCACGGCCTGCGCAGCGATGTGGTGATCCTGGCCCAGTCGATGGTCACCGACCCGGTCGAGTCGTTCGATCCGCCGTCGATGATCGCCTACGCCGGTTTCCATATGGCCCAGCGCGCCGCCTACCAGGTGTACGAGCAGTCCGGCTTTGGCCCGCAGGATGTGCGCGCCGTGGAGCTGCATGACTGCTTCGCTCAGAACGAGTTGCTGACCTACGAAGCCCTGGGCCTGTGCCCGGTGGGCGGTGGCGAGCAGTTCGTGCTCGACGGCGACAACACCTACGGCGGCCAGGTGGTGACCAACCCCTCCGGCGGCCTGCTTTCCAAGGGCCACCCCCTGGGTGCCACGGGCCTGGCCCAGTGCTACGAGCTGACCCATCAGCTGCGTGGCAACGCCGACAAGCGCCAGGTCGACGAACTGAACATTGCCTTGCAACACAACCTGGGTCTGGGCGGCGCCTGTGTGGTGACGATGTTCGGCCGCAACTGA
- a CDS encoding MaoC family dehydratase N-terminal domain-containing protein gives MADKNLIGHKLGTFSTEVEKGRLRFFAKAIGETDPVYTDEAVAKAAGHKSLPLAPTFLKCLEGEGRELTAFLKLVDFDLGRILHAEQSFVYHKMAYAGDVLTFDATITDVYEKKGGALQFVVTESRVTNQDGEHIADVRSSLVQR, from the coding sequence ATGGCTGACAAGAACCTGATCGGGCACAAGCTCGGGACATTCAGCACCGAGGTCGAAAAGGGCCGCTTGCGCTTCTTCGCCAAGGCCATCGGTGAAACCGACCCGGTCTACACCGACGAAGCCGTTGCCAAGGCCGCAGGCCACAAATCGCTGCCGCTTGCGCCGACCTTTCTCAAATGCCTGGAAGGCGAGGGGCGCGAGCTGACAGCGTTCCTCAAGCTGGTGGACTTCGACCTGGGCCGCATCCTGCACGCCGAGCAGTCGTTCGTGTACCACAAGATGGCCTACGCCGGGGACGTGCTGACCTTCGACGCGACGATCACCGATGTCTACGAGAAGAAGGGCGGGGCCCTGCAGTTCGTGGTCACCGAGTCGCGGGTGACCAACCAGGACGGCGAGCACATCGCCGATGTCCGCTCGTCTCTTGTCCAGCGCTGA
- a CDS encoding MaoC family dehydratase has product MSLANHVQFSDIQVGDQVPLLTLQPVNRTTLALYCGASGDHNPIHVDIDFARKSRMPDVFAHGMLSAAYLGRLLTQWVPQQQVRSLSVRFTGITQLGHVPSCSGTVTEKFQENGEQRVRLAIRCANQYGEDKLLGEAVVALA; this is encoded by the coding sequence ATGTCCCTTGCCAACCACGTTCAGTTTTCCGATATCCAGGTCGGTGACCAAGTGCCGCTGCTCACGCTGCAGCCCGTCAATCGCACCACCCTGGCCCTGTACTGCGGCGCCTCGGGCGACCACAACCCGATCCACGTCGACATCGACTTCGCCCGCAAGTCGCGCATGCCCGACGTCTTTGCCCACGGCATGCTCTCGGCCGCCTATCTGGGTCGCCTACTGACCCAGTGGGTTCCCCAGCAGCAAGTGCGCTCGCTGTCGGTGCGCTTCACCGGCATCACCCAGCTGGGCCATGTGCCGAGCTGCAGCGGCACGGTCACGGAAAAATTCCAAGAGAACGGCGAGCAGCGCGTACGCCTGGCCATCCGCTGCGCCAATCAGTACGGCGAAGACAAGCTGCTCGGCGAAGCCGTGGTTGCCCTGGCCTGA
- a CDS encoding SDR family NAD(P)-dependent oxidoreductase produces the protein MKKLEGKVALVTGSGRGIGREVALQLAAYGARVVVNDLDAEPAEEVVATIRGAGGEAVACVGSVTAPDFAERLVKTAVDNYGAIDIIINNAGFTWDNVIQKMSDEQWYAIMDCHLTAPFRILRAAQPVISAAAKKEAAEGREVLRKVVNISSGAAGGNVGQSNYSSAKAGMLGLTKTLAKEWGRLKVNVNAVAFGLVDTRLTQALAGEDSKTVNIEGREIKVGVQQSRLDSASQTIPLGRPGKPEEAAGAVVMFCLPESDYCSGQVIYCGGGPGSNF, from the coding sequence ATGAAAAAGCTTGAAGGCAAAGTCGCCCTGGTGACCGGTTCCGGTCGTGGTATCGGTCGTGAAGTGGCGCTGCAACTGGCCGCCTACGGCGCGCGCGTAGTGGTCAACGACCTTGACGCAGAACCGGCCGAAGAAGTGGTCGCCACCATCCGCGGCGCCGGTGGCGAAGCAGTCGCCTGCGTGGGCAGCGTCACCGCGCCGGACTTCGCCGAGCGTCTGGTCAAGACCGCCGTCGACAACTACGGCGCCATCGACATCATCATCAACAACGCCGGTTTCACCTGGGACAACGTGATCCAGAAGATGAGCGACGAGCAGTGGTACGCCATCATGGACTGCCACTTGACTGCGCCGTTCCGCATCCTGCGCGCCGCCCAACCGGTGATCAGTGCCGCGGCCAAGAAAGAAGCCGCCGAAGGCCGCGAAGTGCTGCGCAAAGTCGTCAACATCTCGTCCGGCGCCGCCGGTGGCAACGTCGGCCAGAGCAACTACTCCTCGGCCAAGGCCGGCATGCTGGGCCTGACCAAGACCCTGGCCAAGGAGTGGGGCCGCCTGAAGGTCAACGTCAACGCCGTGGCCTTCGGCCTGGTCGACACCCGTCTGACCCAGGCCCTGGCCGGTGAAGACAGCAAGACCGTGAACATCGAAGGCCGCGAAATCAAGGTCGGCGTGCAGCAGTCGCGCCTGGACAGCGCCAGCCAGACCATCCCCCTCGGACGTCCCGGCAAGCCCGAAGAAGCGGCCGGTGCGGTGGTGATGTTCTGCCTGCCCGAGTCCGACTACTGCTCCGGCCAGGTCATCTACTGCGGTGGTGGCCCAGGTTCCAATTTCTGA
- a CDS encoding acyl-CoA dehydrogenase family protein produces the protein MLENYRSPWMTEDLEQFRDMVQRFAKEYMEPNELHWREQHCADRAAWLKAGELGLILPDVGEEYGGAGGTIGHYACVVQTMSAFGGGLGLGLSHIVAHYILESGTEAQKKHWLPKIGSGEVICAIAMTEPGAGSDLQSVRTRAVKQGDTYVINGAKTFISNGQTCDMVLVIAKTDTSQGAKGVSLFMVDTNTPGFRRGKLLSKIGMHAQDTSEMFFDDVEVPADCLLGEVEGRGFYTLMSQLPYERAQIGVGAVAVMERALRLTVEYTKDRKAFGKPVIDFQNSRFVLADVKATVLAAKTFVDLIVQRWIDGSLDTTLASMGKFWLTERQGEVLDRCLQLFGGYGYMNEYPIGRMWADARVARIYGGSNEIQREVVARSL, from the coding sequence ATGCTGGAAAACTACCGCTCACCCTGGATGACCGAAGACCTGGAGCAGTTTCGCGACATGGTCCAGCGTTTTGCCAAGGAGTACATGGAGCCCAACGAGCTGCACTGGCGCGAGCAGCACTGTGCCGACCGCGCCGCCTGGCTCAAGGCCGGCGAGCTTGGCCTGATCCTGCCGGACGTGGGTGAAGAGTACGGTGGCGCCGGCGGCACCATCGGCCACTACGCCTGTGTGGTGCAGACCATGAGCGCCTTCGGCGGCGGCCTGGGCCTGGGCCTGAGCCATATCGTTGCGCACTACATCCTCGAGTCCGGCACCGAGGCGCAGAAAAAGCACTGGCTGCCGAAAATCGGCTCCGGCGAAGTGATCTGCGCCATCGCCATGACCGAGCCGGGCGCCGGCTCCGACCTGCAATCGGTACGCACCCGTGCGGTGAAGCAGGGTGACACGTACGTCATCAACGGCGCCAAGACCTTCATCAGCAACGGCCAGACCTGCGACATGGTGCTGGTGATTGCCAAGACCGACACCAGCCAGGGCGCCAAGGGCGTTTCGCTGTTCATGGTCGACACCAACACCCCGGGTTTCCGTCGCGGCAAGCTGCTGAGCAAGATCGGCATGCACGCCCAGGACACCTCGGAGATGTTCTTCGACGACGTCGAAGTGCCGGCCGATTGCCTGCTCGGCGAAGTGGAGGGCAGGGGCTTCTACACCCTGATGAGCCAGTTGCCCTACGAGCGCGCGCAGATTGGCGTTGGCGCCGTGGCAGTGATGGAGCGCGCCCTGCGCCTGACCGTGGAGTACACCAAGGACCGCAAGGCCTTCGGCAAGCCGGTGATCGACTTCCAGAACAGCCGCTTTGTGCTGGCCGACGTCAAGGCCACCGTGCTGGCGGCCAAGACCTTTGTCGACCTGATCGTGCAGCGCTGGATCGACGGCAGCCTGGACACCACCCTGGCCTCGATGGGCAAGTTCTGGCTGACCGAGCGCCAGGGCGAAGTGCTCGACCGTTGCCTGCAGTTGTTTGGCGGCTACGGCTACATGAACGAGTACCCGATCGGGCGGATGTGGGCCGATGCCCGGGTGGCGCGCATCTACGGCGGCTCCAACGAAATCCAGCGCGAAGTGGTTGCCCGCTCGCTTTGA
- a CDS encoding long-chain-fatty-acid--CoA ligase — protein MYITQGLHRQLQRRPHAVAIRDQGRSTTYAEYGERVARLAGALKGLGLGSGDRVAMLAFNCQRYLEYYLAVPWADGVVNPVNFRWSAAEILYSLDDSQTSILIVDDHHKDLGRKILEQASTVRQVIYAGNGPVPEGMLDYETLVANSQAVEDARRGGDNLLGIFYTGGTTGFPKGVMLSHTNVAFSALNSLTMGRCGIDSIYLHAMPMFHLADFAAMTSLFISGGTHVVLQNFTPQGVLQAVDREKANEILLAPTMLQMLLDWHQQHGQALDVSGLTRISYGASTITPVLLDRARSVFVNAEFTQGYGMTELAPVATTLGAEYHTAEYQANGKMYSAGFPAVCVEVRIVDGDDNEVPRGTTGEIIVRGPNVMLGYWNNPQATAQALRGGWMHTGDGGYMDEDGFIYVCDRLKDMVVSGGENIYSAEVETAIASHPAVVQSAVIGIPCNKWGETVHAVIILKPGVTVSGEEIIGHCRERIAGYKVPRSIEFRDSLPLSSVGKVLKTELRKPFWENQKRGVA, from the coding sequence ATGTACATCACTCAAGGGCTGCACCGCCAGTTGCAGCGTCGCCCACACGCGGTGGCCATCCGCGACCAGGGTCGCAGCACCACCTACGCCGAGTACGGCGAGCGCGTCGCGCGCCTGGCCGGTGCGCTCAAGGGCCTGGGCCTGGGCAGTGGCGATCGTGTCGCCATGCTGGCGTTCAACTGCCAACGCTACCTGGAATACTACCTGGCGGTACCCTGGGCCGACGGTGTGGTCAATCCGGTCAATTTTCGCTGGAGCGCAGCAGAGATCCTCTACTCGCTCGATGATTCGCAAACCTCGATCCTGATTGTCGATGACCACCACAAGGACTTGGGCCGCAAGATCCTCGAGCAGGCCAGCACCGTGCGCCAGGTGATCTATGCGGGCAACGGCCCTGTGCCCGAGGGCATGCTCGACTATGAAACCCTGGTCGCCAACAGCCAGGCGGTGGAAGACGCCCGCCGTGGCGGTGACAACTTGCTCGGCATCTTCTACACCGGCGGCACCACCGGCTTTCCCAAGGGGGTCATGCTCAGCCATACCAACGTCGCGTTCTCGGCGCTGAACTCGCTGACCATGGGGCGTTGCGGCATCGACTCGATCTACCTGCACGCCATGCCCATGTTCCACCTGGCCGATTTCGCCGCAATGACTTCGCTGTTCATTTCCGGTGGCACCCATGTGGTCCTGCAGAACTTCACGCCCCAGGGTGTGCTGCAAGCGGTCGATCGGGAAAAGGCCAACGAGATTCTGCTGGCGCCGACCATGCTGCAGATGCTGCTGGACTGGCACCAGCAACATGGCCAGGCGCTGGATGTCAGTGGCCTGACACGCATCAGCTACGGTGCCTCGACCATTACCCCAGTGCTGCTCGACCGCGCGCGCAGCGTGTTCGTCAATGCCGAGTTCACCCAGGGCTATGGCATGACCGAGCTTGCACCCGTGGCCACGACCCTGGGCGCCGAGTACCACACGGCCGAGTACCAGGCCAACGGCAAGATGTATTCGGCGGGGTTCCCGGCGGTGTGTGTGGAAGTGCGCATCGTCGATGGCGACGACAACGAAGTGCCGCGTGGCACCACGGGCGAGATCATCGTGCGTGGCCCCAACGTGATGCTCGGTTACTGGAACAACCCGCAAGCCACCGCGCAAGCCCTGCGTGGCGGCTGGATGCACACCGGTGACGGCGGCTACATGGACGAGGACGGGTTCATCTACGTCTGCGACCGGCTCAAGGACATGGTCGTCAGTGGTGGCGAGAACATCTACAGCGCCGAGGTCGAGACCGCCATTGCCAGCCACCCGGCGGTGGTGCAAAGCGCCGTGATCGGCATCCCGTGCAACAAGTGGGGCGAGACCGTGCACGCGGTGATCATTCTCAAGCCCGGGGTGACGGTCAGCGGCGAAGAGATCATCGGCCACTGCCGCGAACGCATCGCTGGCTACAAGGTGCCGCGCAGCATCGAGTTCCGTGATTCGTTGCCGCTGAGCAGTGTCGGCAAGGTCTTGAAGACCGAGCTGCGCAAGCCGTTCTGGGAAAACCAGAAGCGCGGCGTCGCCTGA